GCGGCTTTGCCCAGGTAATGGCAGCAGAGATGCCTGACGGTGAACATGACCTGATTGCTAATAGTCCTGTGGTCGTGTCGTTGACCCACTCCTTCAATTCCGTGCAGCAAAGTGCCCTCATTCGCTGTGTCGAAATCATGGGTGAGGGGATGGCGGAATTCCAGCGTCGGGCCTCGCGAGCCGGACTGCGGGACCAGGCCGACATGGACCACTATTGCTACGTGGTTGCGGGCGTCGTCGGCGAGATGCTCACTACCCTGTTCGTGGAAGAGGAGCCGCGTATGCTCGCCGGCGGCGCGGATCTCCCAGCGTTGGCGGTGTCGTTTGGCCAAGGCCTGCAGATGACCAACATCTTGAAGGACTTATGGACAGATTGGGAACGGGGGGTGCTCTGGTTACCGCAGGACCGTCTCCGCGACCACGCTCTGGCGCCGGAGGACTTACACCCGGGCATGAATCAGCCCGAATTCACCAAGCTGTTGATGGAAATGATCGCGCTGGCAGCGCAACACCTGCGCAACGCCCTGACCTTTACCCTGCGGATCCCCGCCGAGCAGACCGGGATGCGGGATTTTTGTCTCTGGGCCATCGCCATGGCAGTGCTGACCCTGCGCCGCATCGCCGAAAACCCCGGCTTTTGTAGTGCCGACGAGGTCAAGATCAGTCGCGTTAGCGTGCGCAATGTCGTGTTGCTGTCGCGTCTGCTGCACCGCTTCGATCCGTTGCTGGATCTGACGTTCCGAGTGGCTGTCAAGAGCCTGCCGCAGGGGCAATCATGTTGATGCCCAGCACCCGCTACGGAGTGGCGCGGCAGCGGCACGCGCCCCTGGAAAGGACGATTGCAGCGGCGCTCGCAGCATTGCGCACGCGACAGGCGGAGGATGGGCATTGGTGCTTTGAATTTGAAGCGGACTGCACCATTCCCGCCGAATATATCCTGATGATGCACTACATGGACGAAATCGACGCTCCCTTGCAACGCAAAATCGCGGTATATCTGCGGCGACACCAGGCAGAGCATGGTGGTTGGCCCCTGTATCATGGTGGGGGTTTCGACATGAGCGCCTCGGTAAAGGCCTACTACGCCCTCAAGCTTGCTGGAGAGGCTCCCGAGGCGCCGCATATGCGTCGGGCCCGGGCGGCCATCCTGGCGCATGGCGGGGCGGAGCGCGCCAATGTCTTCACCCGCATCACCCTGGCCTTGTTCCGTCAGGTACCTTGGCGTGCCGTCCCTTTCATTCCCGTGGAAATCTTGCTCTTTCCTCGCTGGATGCCGATGCACATCTACAAAGTGGCGTCGTGGTCGCGCACGGTCATGGTGCCTCTCTTCATCCTTTGCAGCCTCAAGGCGCAGGCGAAGAATCCTACGGGTATCGGTATCGCGGAACTCTTTCGCCAGCAGCCATTCGCCATCCGCGACTATTTCGCCTGTGCGCGCAAGGGCTTCATTGCCCGCGTGTTTCTTGCTGGGGATCGCCTTGGCCGTGCACTCGAGCCATTCATTCCCGGCGTACTGCGTCGGGCCGCTATCCGTCGTGCCGAGGCCTGGTTTACGGCGCGCCTGAATGGCGTGCATGGGGTGAACGGCATTTTCCCGGCCATGGTCAATGCCCACGAGGCTCTCGCGCTGCTGGGCTATGCGGAGGACCATCCTTATCGACAACAGACACGGCAGGCCTTACGTAACCTGCTCGTCGAACGCGTCCATGAGGCCTACTGCCAGCCCTGTGTTTCGCCGGTCTGGGATACCTGCTGGGGGCTGCGCGCCATGCTCGAGATCATGCCCGAGCCGGATGAGAATGCGCGGGCTGCCATGCGCTGGCTCCTCGACCGGCAGATCACCGATGCTCCGGGAGACTGGCAGTTCAGCCGCCCAGATCTGCCAGGCGGTGGCTGG
This sequence is a window from Acidithiobacillus sp. AMEEHan. Protein-coding genes within it:
- the shc gene encoding squalene--hopene cyclase gives rise to the protein MLMPSTRYGVARQRHAPLERTIAAALAALRTRQAEDGHWCFEFEADCTIPAEYILMMHYMDEIDAPLQRKIAVYLRRHQAEHGGWPLYHGGGFDMSASVKAYYALKLAGEAPEAPHMRRARAAILAHGGAERANVFTRITLALFRQVPWRAVPFIPVEILLFPRWMPMHIYKVASWSRTVMVPLFILCSLKAQAKNPTGIGIAELFRQQPFAIRDYFACARKGFIARVFLAGDRLGRALEPFIPGVLRRAAIRRAEAWFTARLNGVHGVNGIFPAMVNAHEALALLGYAEDHPYRQQTRQALRNLLVERVHEAYCQPCVSPVWDTCWGLRAMLEIMPEPDENARAAMRWLLDRQITDAPGDWQFSRPDLPGGGWAFQYENSYYPDLDDTAAVAWTLLLAGRPEDRPALERAADWLVGMQSRNGGFGAYDVDNTHYYLNEIPFADHKALLDPPTADVSGRVLTFLAALARPQDRPAIARLVRYLLEQQEANGSWFGRWGTNYIYGTWSVLLAFSELGDSALQPAMQRAAEWLRSVQQADGGWGESNDSYLDAGLAGQGQPSTAAHTAWACLALMAAGDSDSEALRRGIQWLQAHQSEDGEWHDPWFNAPGFPRVFYITYHGYKLYFPLWALSRYQNLQVGA
- a CDS encoding phytoene/squalene synthase family protein, which produces MTDNIAPEQAPGIIDRDAALRYQTASLQRVSRTFALTIPRLPAGLQETVGNGYLLCRIADTIEDDPLLDWEAKAHWQKVFLAVLRKETPAEEFARGFAQVMAAEMPDGEHDLIANSPVVVSLTHSFNSVQQSALIRCVEIMGEGMAEFQRRASRAGLRDQADMDHYCYVVAGVVGEMLTTLFVEEEPRMLAGGADLPALAVSFGQGLQMTNILKDLWTDWERGVLWLPQDRLRDHALAPEDLHPGMNQPEFTKLLMEMIALAAQHLRNALTFTLRIPAEQTGMRDFCLWAIAMAVLTLRRIAENPGFCSADEVKISRVSVRNVVLLSRLLHRFDPLLDLTFRVAVKSLPQGQSC